One Malaclemys terrapin pileata isolate rMalTer1 chromosome 9, rMalTer1.hap1, whole genome shotgun sequence DNA window includes the following coding sequences:
- the HES1 gene encoding transcription factor HES-1 isoform X2, translated as MPADMMEKNSSPVAATPASVSATPDKPKTASEHRKSSKPIMEKRRRARINESLSQLKTLILDALKKDSSRHSKLEKADILEMTVKHLRSLQRAQMTAALSTDPTVLGKYRAGFSECMNEVTRFLSTCEGVNTEVRTRLLGHLASCMTQINAMNYPAQPPPLPPPGAPHASFGQPLVQIPAGAAPPGGGVVPLSGMPCKLGSPAGEATKVYGGFQLVPASDGQFAFLIPNTFAPGGAVVPLYPNGGPGSGGPAGGPSLTADSVWRPW; from the exons ATGCCCGCTGACATGATGGAGAAAAACTCCTCCCCGGTCGCGGCGACCCCGGCCAGCGTCAGCGCGACGCCGGACAAACCCAAGACCGCGTCCGAGCACCGCAAG TCCTCCAAGCCCATCATGGAGAAGCGGCGGCGGGCGAGGATCAACGAGAGCTTGAGCCAGCTGAAAACCCTCATCCTGGACGCGCTCAAGAAAGAC AGCTCGCGGCACTCCAAGCTGGAGAAGGCCGATATCCTGGAGATGACCGTGAAGCATCTCCGGAGCCTGCAGCGCGCCCAGATGACGG CTGCTCTCAGCACAGATCCCACGGTGCTGGGCAAGTACCGGGCCGGCTTCAGCGAGTGCATGAACGAGGTGACCCGCTTCCTCTCCACCTGCGAGGGGGTGAACACCGAGGTGCGCACCCGTCTCCTAGGTCACCTGGCCAGCTGCATGACCCAGATCAACGCCATGAACTACCCGGCGCAGCCACCGCCACTGCCCCCACCCGGGGCTCCACACGCCTCCTTCGGGCAGCCGCTGGTGCAGATCCCCGCAGGGGCAGCGCCCCCAGGCGGCGGAGTGGTGCCGCTCAGCGGGATGCCTTGCAAGTTGGGGAGCCCGGCGGGGGAGGCCACCAAGGTGTACGGTGGCTTCCAGCTGGTGCCTGCCTCGGACGGCCAGTTCGCCTTTCTCATCCCCAACACCTTCGCGCCTGGCGGGGCCGTGGTGCCATTGTATCCCAACGGCGGGCCGGGCTCTGGGGGCCCCGCCGGCGGGCCTTCGCTCACAGCGGACTCTGTGTGGCGGCCCTGGTGA
- the HES1 gene encoding transcription factor HES-1 isoform X1 — MPADMMEKNSSPVAATPASVSATPDKPKTASEHRKSSKPIMEKRRRARINESLSQLKTLILDALKKDVSGAVPRGRRRVRGAPRRLAGSSHVSLPAELAALQAGEGRYPGDDREASPEPAARPDDGCSQHRSHGAGQVPGRLQRVHERGDPLPLHLRGGEHRGAHPSPRSPGQLHDPDQRHELPGAATATAPTRGSTRLLRAAAGADPRRGSAPRRRSGAAQRDALQVGEPGGGGHQGVRWLPAGACLGRPVRLSHPQHLRAWRGRGAIVSQRRAGLWGPRRRAFAHSGLCVAALVSGTLDCPGQTTD, encoded by the exons ATGCCCGCTGACATGATGGAGAAAAACTCCTCCCCGGTCGCGGCGACCCCGGCCAGCGTCAGCGCGACGCCGGACAAACCCAAGACCGCGTCCGAGCACCGCAAG TCCTCCAAGCCCATCATGGAGAAGCGGCGGCGGGCGAGGATCAACGAGAGCTTGAGCCAGCTGAAAACCCTCATCCTGGACGCGCTCAAGAAAGACGTGAGTGGGGCTGTGCCGCGGGGGCGGCGGCGGGTGCGGGGGGCCCCCCGCAGGCTCGCCGGGAGCTCTCATGTCTCTCTCCCCGCAGAGCTCGCGGCACTCCAAGCTGGAGAAGGCCGATATCCTGGAGATGACCGTGAAGCATCTCCGGAGCCTGCAGCGCGCCCAGATGACGG CTGCTCTCAGCACAGATCCCACGGTGCTGGGCAAGTACCGGGCCGGCTTCAGCGAGTGCATGAACGAGGTGACCCGCTTCCTCTCCACCTGCGAGGGGGTGAACACCGAGGTGCGCACCCGTCTCCTAGGTCACCTGGCCAGCTGCATGACCCAGATCAACGCCATGAACTACCCGGCGCAGCCACCGCCACTGCCCCCACCCGGGGCTCCACACGCCTCCTTCGGGCAGCCGCTGGTGCAGATCCCCGCAGGGGCAGCGCCCCCAGGCGGCGGAGTGGTGCCGCTCAGCGGGATGCCTTGCAAGTTGGGGAGCCCGGCGGGGGAGGCCACCAAGGTGTACGGTGGCTTCCAGCTGGTGCCTGCCTCGGACGGCCAGTTCGCCTTTCTCATCCCCAACACCTTCGCGCCTGGCGGGGCCGTGGTGCCATTGTATCCCAACGGCGGGCCGGGCTCTGGGGGCCCCGCCGGCGGGCCTTCGCTCACAGCGGACTCTGTGTGGCGGCCCTGGTGAGCGGGACTCTGGACTGTCCCGGCCAGACGACAGACTGA